The Pectobacterium parmentieri genome segment CAAAGCGTTCCAGCAATTTTTCTTGATCGTGACGGTACGATCAATGTCGATCACGGTTATGTCCATGAGATTGACGATTTTCAATTTATAGATGGTGTTATCGACGCCATGCGCGAGTTGAAGAGCATGGGGTTCGCGCTGGTTGTTGTGACGAACCAGTCCGGTATCGCCCGCGGTAAATTTACAGAAGATCAGTTTATGCAACTGACGGAATGGATGGACTGGTCGCTGGCAGACCGTGGTGTTGATCTGGATGGCATCTACTTTTGTCCGCATCACCCTGACGCTGGCGAAGATGAGTATCGGCAGGTCTGTGATTGCCGTAAGCCTGAGCCTGGTATGCTGCTTTCCGCACAGAGCGAGCTGCACATTGATATGGCTGCATCTTATATGGTGGGAGATAAGGTAGAGGATATGCAGGCAGCAATTGGCGCAGGTGTGGGAAATAAATTGCTGGTTCGCACCGGTAAACCTGTTACCGAGCAAGGCGAATCACTGGCTGATGGCGTGCTGGAAAGCCTCGCAGATCTGCCGAAATGGATAAAAACGCGCAGTTAACAGGCGGAACGAATGAAAGATGCGCAAACAGAAAAAAGTTTACTAGATTTGCTTGCGCTTCTGAATCGGCTCCCTATAATGCGCCTCCATCGACACGGCGCTGTGACTCACAACCGGGTCGATAAAGAAAGAGAAAACGCTTTAAAATAAACGTTGACTCTAAAGGTGATAAGCGTAACATACGCCACCTCGCGAAGCGGATAAGACCGCAACGCACTG includes the following:
- the gmhB gene encoding D-glycero-beta-D-manno-heptose 1,7-bisphosphate 7-phosphatase, yielding MAQSVPAIFLDRDGTINVDHGYVHEIDDFQFIDGVIDAMRELKSMGFALVVVTNQSGIARGKFTEDQFMQLTEWMDWSLADRGVDLDGIYFCPHHPDAGEDEYRQVCDCRKPEPGMLLSAQSELHIDMAASYMVGDKVEDMQAAIGAGVGNKLLVRTGKPVTEQGESLADGVLESLADLPKWIKTRS